A genomic region of Miscanthus floridulus cultivar M001 chromosome 3, ASM1932011v1, whole genome shotgun sequence contains the following coding sequences:
- the LOC136543288 gene encoding protein PELPK1-like, with protein MASAASSLVSATALVMMALIMLEGSSTCHAARHLADTTTAPAAAPAAVPGVPAVPKPPVVPTVPAATLPPMPAVPTVPAVGAVPPIPALPKIPAVPAVGAVPPIPALPKIPAVTVPAVPTVPNTAALPPIAMPAVPATVPKVTLPPIPAAVPKLTLPPMPSTIPAGCAHAVRGVASFGIIQFTDVRYIVHRNGKSRSHMASAASALFATALVMALMLDGSSTCHAARFLADSTSATTPAAVPAVPAAAALPPLPGVTVPPMPTVPAVPTATLPPMPAVPTVPNAALPPMPAVPAVPKATLPPIPAVPTVPAVPAVPKVTLPPMPAVPKVTLPPMPSIPSVPKPFMAPPPSA; from the exons ATGGCTTCCGCCGCCTCGTCTCTCGTCTCCGCCACGGCACTCGTGATGATGGCGCTCATCATGCTCGAGGGCAGTAGCACGTGCCACGCCGCGCGGCATCTTGCCGACACGACGACCGCCCCGGCCGCTGCTCCTGCCGCCGTCCCGGGCGTTCCTGCGGTGCCGAAGCCGCCGGTCGTGCCGACGGTGCCCGCGGCCACTCTTCCACCGATGCCCGCCGTGCCGACGGTGCCCGCGGTGGGCGCCGTGCCACCGATCCCCGCGTTGCCCAAGATCCCCGCGGTGCCTGCGGTGGGCGCCGTGCCACCGATCCCCGCGCTGCCCAAGATCCCCGCGGTCACCGTGCCCGCGGTGCCTACAGTGCCGAACACCGCCGCGCTGCCCCCTATCGCTATGCCGGCTGTACCCGCCACCGTGCCAAAGGTGACGCTGCCGCCGATTCCCGCCGCCGTGCCTAAGCTGACACTGCCGCCGATGCCCTCCACCATCCCGGCCGGCTGTGCCCATGCCGTTCGTGGCGTCGCCTCCTTCGGCATAATTCAGTTCACCGATGTCAGATACATTGTCCATCGA AATGGCA AATCAAGATCGCACATGGCATCTGCCGCCTCAGCTCTCTTCGCCACGGCGCTCGTCATGGCGCTCATGCTCGACGGCAGCAGCACTTGCCATGCTGCACGCTTCCTTGCCGACTCGACTTCGGCAACCACTCCTGCCGCCGTGCCTGCGGTGCCTGCCGCGGCGGCCTTGCCACCGCTTCCCGGGGTCACCGTGCCACCGATGCCCACGGTGCCGGCGGTCCCCACGGCGACCCTCCCACCGATGCCCGCGGTGCCCACAGTACCAAACGCCGCGCTGCCCCCTATGCCGGCCGTCCCCGCCGTGCCCAAGGCGACACTCCCGCCGATCCCCGCCGTGCCCACGGTGCCGGCCGTCCCCGCCGTGCCCAAGGTGACACTGCCGCCGATGCCCGCCGTGCCTAAAGTGACACTGCCACCAATGCCCTCCATCCCGAGCGTGCCAAAGCCATTCAtggcgccacctccttcggcataA